GAAGTGCTCTCGGCAACCGGGGCGGCGTGTGACCTGAGCATCGGGGCGATGCCTTCAAACCCGGGCGGCCGCCGCGCTCTCGCGTTCGTGGTGCGCGAGGCCACGACGAACATCATCAGGCACAGCTCCGCCGGTTCGGTGCGCATTGCGTTGACGACAGAGAACGGATGCTGCGTGCTGACCGTGAGCAACGACGGCGTCTCTGCGACGCCCTCTGCCGACGGCAGCGGCCTCGCGGGACTGCGCGCTCGCGTCGCCGAGCACGGCGGCACGCTCACGACGCAGCTCGACGCCGGGCGCTTCGAGCTGATCGTGACAATTCCCGATCGCGGCGCACGAACATCGCAGAGTGCGGAGGTAAGCGAGAGTGCCTGACACCGAGGCGTCGCCGCGCAGCATCCGTCTGCTGATCGCCGACGACGAGCACATGATCCGCACGGCACTCGTCGCGCTGCTCTCGCTCGAACCCGACCTCGAGGTGGTCGCGAGCGCCGACAACGGACTCGCCGCCATCGACCTCGCCGCCGAGACGACCCCCGACGTCTGCCTTCTCGATCTGGAGATGCCGCAGGCCGACGGACTCGAGGCGGCTGAGCGCATCATTCGCGCCGTGCCCACGCGTGTGGTTCTCGTGACGCGGCACGCGCGACCTGGCGTTCTGCGGCGAGCGCTCTCTGCGCGCATCTCGGGGTTCGTGCCGAAGTCGACGCCCGCCGAGCAGATCGCCGACGTCATTCGCGACGTCGCGGCGGGCAAGCGCTACATCGACTCCGAGATCGCCGCTGCCGCTCTCGCCGCCGAACGCTGCCCGCTCACCGATCGAGAGCTCGACGCCGTGCGACTGGCCCGCTCCACTCTGAGCGTGCAGCAGATCGCCGAACGGCTCAACCTCGCGCAGGGCACCGTGCGCAACTACCTCTCGTCGGCCATGACGAAGCTCGGCGTCGACTCCCGCCACGAGGCGGCGGAGCACGCGTGGCAGCAGGGCTGGATCTAGCCACAGCCGCACGCGACAGCATCCTCTTCACGCTCTGCTGGTAGATTTCCCCGAATGGGTCACTCTCACGGCACTGCCCTTCACGACACTCCCCGCCCGCGCCTCGCGCGCATTCTCACCATCGTGGTGCTCGCGATCGCCGCCGCCGTCGCTGTGGGCATGTTCGCGCTGTGGCCGCAGGGCGAGGTCGAGCAACAGGCCGGGCCGTACGAGGGCGAAGGCGTGAGCATCGTCAACGCGTCGGTCTCTGTCGTCACCGAGTTCGACTGCCAGCAGAACATGGGCGAGCCGTCGTCGATGTCGGGAATCGAGGGGCCGTGCGCAAAGGTGATCTCGCGGCTCGACGACGGCACACGCGCAACGTTCGAGGTCGACCCGTCGACGTACGCGAGCACCGAGATGACCGCGGGCGACAAAGTGCGACTCGTGCGTCTCGAAGCGTCGGAGACCGAGCCCGTCAACTACGCCTTCTACGAGTACCAGCGCACGACCCAGATGATCGTAATCGGCGTTGTGCTCGTGGTGATCGTCGCGCTCGTCGGAAAGTGGCGCGGCATTCGCGCGCTCGTCGGCGTCGCGATCGCGATCGGCGTTCTCGCGGTCTACGTGTTTCCGGCCATGCTCACGGGCCGGCCGCCCAACCTCGTCGCCATCGTCGGTGCCACCGCGATCATGCTCGTCGTGCTATATCTCGCGCACGGCGTCTCGATTCGCACAACCGCCGCGTTGTTCGGCGCCCTGTTCGGCATCGTCTTCACGGCGCTCGCGGGGGTGGTCACGACCGACTGGGCGCACCTGACGGGAACGGGAAGCGAAGAGGGGTGGATGCTGTTTTCAAGCGCGCCCGACGTGAACATGTCCGCCGTCGTCTCGGCGACCATCGTGATCGCGGGGCTCGGCGTGCTCAACGACATCACCATCACCCAAGTGTCTGCCGTGTGGGAGATGCGCGAGCTCAGCCCTCACGCATCTCGGCGGCAGATCTTCACCGCAGCCATGCGCATCGGCCGCGACCACGTGGCGTCGAGCATCTACACGCTCGTGTTCGCGTACGCCGGCTCGGCGATGATGATGCTTCTGCTCGTCTACACCTACCCGCAGAATCTTCTCGATCTGCTGACGACCGAGCGCGTCGCACAAGAGATCGTGCGCACGCTCGTGGGCACGGCGGGTCTCATTCTCGCGATGCCCGTCACGACGCTCTTCGCGATTGCGCTCGCGCCGCGCGAGCAGCAGGTGGCGCGGCACGCTCTCGTGTGAGGGGCGTGAGCGCGCGGTTCCGCGGGTCTTCGCACGCAGGTTCAGGATGCTGTCGCGCGAGCGTGCGCGACAGCATCCTGCCCCCTTACTCAAAGTGAGAAGCGGCCTCGCGCGCCTCGAAAACGACATCGTCGAGGGTCTCGCCCGTCGCGTTGATGTGGCCGATCTTGCGCCCCGGACGCGGCTGCTTGGCGTAGTTGTGCACCTTGACGGTCGGGTGCTTCTCGAGCGCCGCCGGGTATCGGTCGGCGACCGTGCCCTCGGCGGGACCGCCGAGAATGTTGATCATGACGGCAACCTCGTCGCGCAGCCCGGTCGCGCCGAGCGGCAGATCGAGAACCGCGCGCAGGTGCTGCTCGAACTGGCTGGTGGTCGATCCGTCTTGCGTCCAGTGGCCGGAGTTGTGCGGGCGCATGGCGAGCTCGTTGACGAGCAGGCGGTCGTCTGTCGTCTCGAACAGCTCGACCGCGAAGACGCCCGTGACGCCCAGTCCCTCGGCGATGTCGACGGCGATCTGCGCGGCGACCTCGGCAACGCGCCCCGCCGACTGCGGTGCCGGCGCGAAGACCTCGGCGCACACGCCGTTCTTCTGCACGGTCTCGACGACGGGCCACACAGCGATCGGTCCTGAGGGGCGACGCGCGGTGAGCTGCGCGAGCTCGCGGCGAAACTCCACGAGTTCTTCGACGAGCAGCGCTCCCCCGCGACCATCTTCGTTGAGCGCCGTGAACCAGTCGGTGACCTCGTGCGCCTCAGAGACCACGCGAACGCCCTTGCCGTCGTAGCCGCCGCGCGGGGTCTTCACGACCGCGCGGCCGCCGTGCTCGGCGATGAACTTTTGCAGGTCGTCTTCGGTCTCGACGCGCGCCCAATCGGGAACGGGCAGCCCCAGCTCGCTGAGCTTCTCGCGCATGTCGATCTTGTCTTGCGCGTACCGCAGGGCGTCGGGGCCGGGATGAACGGCGTGCCCAGCATCGACGAGGGCGCGCAGCACCGGCTGCGGAACGTGCTCGTGGTCGAACGTGATGACGTCGACGGTCTTCGCGAACTCGAGCACGGTGTCGACGTCGCGATAGTCGCCCACCTGCGTCGCAGCGAGCGACGCCGCCATGTTCTCTTGCTCGGCCAGCACGCGAATGTCGAGTCCCAGGTTGATGGCGGGCGGAATCATCATGCGGGCCAGCTGACCTGCGCCGATAACACCAACTACGGGCATGTGTCGCTCCTGTCGTGCGTGATGTTGTCTCGATTCCCAGTTGATCGGGAACCCGTCTCGCTAAACTGCGAACTCCTCTATCTTCTCGCATGAAGGACGATGCATGACCAACCACGGCGCTCGGCTCCGCGAGCTCGCGGGGCAGCTGGTTCGCTTCGGACTCGTGGGCGCCGCGGGTTTCGCTGTCGACATCGTCGTCTTCAATGCGCTGCGCCTGACGCTTCTGGCGCCCGAGAACATCGAGACGGGCCCGCTCATCGCCAAGACGGTCTCCACAGTGCTCGCGATCGCCACCAATTGGGTGGGCAACCGGTTCTGGACGTTCGCCGACAGCCGCCAGGCGAACACCGTGCGCGAGGCGAGCGAGTTCTTCATCGTGAGCATTGCCGGCATGGGCTTCGGCATTGGCAGCCTGTGGGTGTCGCACTACGTTCTGGGATTCACGAGCGTTCTCGCCGACAACATCTCGTCAAACGTGATCGGCCTGGCGCTCGGCGCTGTGTTCCGGTTTGCGCTGTACCGCTGGTGGGTGTTCTCGCCGAAGCGCGCTGTGGCGCAGCATCCGGTCTCTGATCTTGCTCGCGGTGCTGCTGGACGTGCTGGGGACGGAAGCCCTGTTGCTCAGAGCGCTGTACGCCAGGGCGCTGCGTCTCAGAGCACCGACGTCTCGTCGCGCAGCACCGAGCCGGCAGCGTAGCCGCCGTATCCGAGCTGGCCCTGCGCGCGCTCGATGAGGTCGTGCAGAACGTTCTGCACCTGATTCGCGC
This DNA window, taken from Paramicrobacterium agarici, encodes the following:
- a CDS encoding GtrA family protein; the protein is MTNHGARLRELAGQLVRFGLVGAAGFAVDIVVFNALRLTLLAPENIETGPLIAKTVSTVLAIATNWVGNRFWTFADSRQANTVREASEFFIVSIAGMGFGIGSLWVSHYVLGFTSVLADNISSNVIGLALGAVFRFALYRWWVFSPKRAVAQHPVSDLARGAAGRAGDGSPVAQSAVRQGAASQSTDVSSRSTEPAA
- a CDS encoding response regulator transcription factor is translated as MPDTEASPRSIRLLIADDEHMIRTALVALLSLEPDLEVVASADNGLAAIDLAAETTPDVCLLDLEMPQADGLEAAERIIRAVPTRVVLVTRHARPGVLRRALSARISGFVPKSTPAEQIADVIRDVAAGKRYIDSEIAAAALAAERCPLTDRELDAVRLARSTLSVQQIAERLNLAQGTVRNYLSSAMTKLGVDSRHEAAEHAWQQGWI
- a CDS encoding YibE/F family protein — its product is MGHSHGTALHDTPRPRLARILTIVVLAIAAAVAVGMFALWPQGEVEQQAGPYEGEGVSIVNASVSVVTEFDCQQNMGEPSSMSGIEGPCAKVISRLDDGTRATFEVDPSTYASTEMTAGDKVRLVRLEASETEPVNYAFYEYQRTTQMIVIGVVLVVIVALVGKWRGIRALVGVAIAIGVLAVYVFPAMLTGRPPNLVAIVGATAIMLVVLYLAHGVSIRTTAALFGALFGIVFTALAGVVTTDWAHLTGTGSEEGWMLFSSAPDVNMSAVVSATIVIAGLGVLNDITITQVSAVWEMRELSPHASRRQIFTAAMRIGRDHVASSIYTLVFAYAGSAMMMLLLVYTYPQNLLDLLTTERVAQEIVRTLVGTAGLILAMPVTTLFAIALAPREQQVARHALV
- a CDS encoding 5-(carboxyamino)imidazole ribonucleotide synthase; amino-acid sequence: MNWESRQHHARQERHMPVVGVIGAGQLARMMIPPAINLGLDIRVLAEQENMAASLAATQVGDYRDVDTVLEFAKTVDVITFDHEHVPQPVLRALVDAGHAVHPGPDALRYAQDKIDMREKLSELGLPVPDWARVETEDDLQKFIAEHGGRAVVKTPRGGYDGKGVRVVSEAHEVTDWFTALNEDGRGGALLVEELVEFRRELAQLTARRPSGPIAVWPVVETVQKNGVCAEVFAPAPQSAGRVAEVAAQIAVDIAEGLGVTGVFAVELFETTDDRLLVNELAMRPHNSGHWTQDGSTTSQFEQHLRAVLDLPLGATGLRDEVAVMINILGGPAEGTVADRYPAALEKHPTVKVHNYAKQPRPGRKIGHINATGETLDDVVFEAREAASHFE